One genomic segment of Trichococcus shcherbakoviae includes these proteins:
- a CDS encoding MFS transporter codes for MAAIVIGLLMMSSAAIWAASIGLSAAITSAIVPSFIQNYGWEKGFLLLGGMYAVALFLGAFLLIEKPADVGMLPYGVTEDSLAAEAEQATNDSSSVVTNHRDTDMTYAQALRSPIFYLLALSFVCFAMISTFTQQIPIFFTTKGATDVQAGMVLSMASIVMIASKIIMGIVTDKLGATKALYIFTTIYILAFCIFAATDNITILIGAAMIYAVSTGVPAVMNQLVTFEVLGKKEFTAIWGILSTAGSLGLALGGPLLGYFYDATGSYNTTIIVSIAFMVVCLVSFFFAVTLRKRELNKA; via the coding sequence TTGGCGGCTATCGTCATCGGATTACTCATGATGTCGTCGGCCGCTATCTGGGCTGCATCGATCGGCTTAAGCGCCGCGATCACAAGCGCAATTGTCCCGTCCTTCATCCAAAATTACGGTTGGGAAAAAGGGTTCTTATTATTGGGCGGCATGTACGCTGTTGCTTTGTTCTTGGGAGCGTTTCTGTTGATCGAAAAGCCCGCTGATGTAGGCATGTTGCCTTATGGCGTGACGGAAGATTCACTTGCAGCAGAAGCTGAACAAGCAACGAATGATTCTTCGTCGGTCGTCACCAACCATAGAGATACGGATATGACCTATGCGCAAGCATTGCGTTCACCGATATTCTACTTATTGGCCTTGTCATTCGTGTGTTTCGCGATGATTTCTACATTCACCCAACAGATTCCGATCTTCTTTACGACAAAAGGTGCCACTGATGTACAGGCCGGCATGGTTTTATCGATGGCGTCCATCGTTATGATCGCGTCCAAAATCATCATGGGCATTGTCACCGACAAGCTGGGTGCAACAAAAGCTTTGTACATCTTCACGACCATCTACATCCTTGCCTTCTGCATCTTTGCCGCAACGGATAACATCACGATCCTGATCGGCGCAGCGATGATCTATGCAGTGAGTACCGGTGTACCGGCCGTAATGAACCAATTAGTGACGTTTGAGGTTTTAGGGAAAAAAGAATTCACCGCTATTTGGGGCATCTTGTCGACAGCAGGCAGCCTGGGTCTAGCTTTGGGCGGCCCTCTGCTGGGTTACTTCTATGACGCAACCGGCAGCTACAACACGACAATCATCGTCAGCATCGCCTTCATGGTTGTGTGTCTGGTTTCGTTCTTCTTCGCTGTAACGTTGAGAAAACGTGAGCTAAATAAGGCTTAA
- a CDS encoding restriction endonuclease subunit S, with amino-acid sequence MDSRGFQEIDLGDLCIKIGSGVTPRGGGNVYKQDGISLIRSQNIYDYSFEYKGLVYIDEEQAKKMKNVEVMPDDILLNITGDSVARCCIVPNGILPARVNQHVSIIRPNSDLVDPRYLLYWINNSITKELLLSLASTGATRKALTKGMIEKLKLSIPPIIEQKFIASTLSCLDDKIKINNRINENLEEMAQTIFKSWFVNFDPFQEGEFEDSELGRIPKGWRVVELGEFFPVITGKKNANVSSEIGKYPFFSCSQDVAWTDDYSFEGNAILVAGNGDFNVKWYKGKFEAYQRTYVLIPYNERLTGLLFAAIKFSLDKITSGHRGSVIKFITKGSIENFKIAMPSTVEDFEIVSTFETLNNKIEFNNNQIRILTDIRDSLLPKLMSGEILVPIEEL; translated from the coding sequence ATGGATTCTAGGGGATTTCAGGAAATTGATTTGGGTGATCTGTGTATAAAAATAGGTAGTGGAGTAACTCCAAGAGGTGGAGGAAATGTGTATAAACAAGACGGTATATCTTTAATAAGGAGTCAAAATATATATGATTATTCATTTGAGTATAAAGGTCTTGTGTATATAGATGAAGAACAAGCAAAAAAAATGAAAAATGTAGAAGTCATGCCAGATGACATACTTCTGAATATTACTGGAGATTCAGTTGCTCGATGTTGCATCGTCCCAAATGGTATATTACCCGCACGGGTTAATCAGCATGTATCTATCATACGACCAAATTCCGATTTGGTTGATCCAAGATATTTACTTTATTGGATTAATAATTCTATAACAAAAGAATTATTGCTATCTCTTGCTTCTACAGGAGCAACAAGAAAAGCTCTTACAAAAGGCATGATAGAAAAATTAAAACTATCGATCCCACCAATTATAGAACAAAAGTTTATAGCAAGCACTCTTTCCTGCCTAGACGATAAAATTAAAATCAACAATCGCATCAACGAAAACCTTGAAGAAATGGCTCAGACTATTTTCAAAAGTTGGTTTGTGAATTTTGATCCTTTTCAGGAAGGAGAATTTGAAGACAGTGAATTAGGCAGAATCCCAAAGGGCTGGAGGGTAGTAGAATTAGGTGAGTTCTTCCCTGTCATTACAGGAAAGAAGAATGCAAATGTTTCTTCAGAAATCGGGAAATATCCATTTTTCAGTTGCTCACAAGATGTTGCTTGGACAGATGATTATTCTTTTGAAGGCAACGCTATTCTTGTTGCGGGAAACGGCGATTTTAATGTTAAATGGTACAAAGGAAAATTTGAAGCATATCAGAGAACCTATGTACTGATTCCATATAACGAAAGATTAACAGGGTTATTGTTTGCTGCTATAAAATTTAGTCTTGATAAAATTACATCGGGACATAGGGGCTCGGTTATTAAGTTTATAACAAAAGGTAGCATAGAAAATTTTAAAATTGCTATGCCATCAACAGTTGAAGACTTTGAAATTGTCTCAACTTTTGAGACCTTAAATAATAAGATTGAATTCAATAATAATCAAATTAGAATATTAACTGATATACGTGATTCATTATTGCCTAAACTAATGTCCGGAGAAATCCTGGTACCAATTGAGGAGTTGTAA
- a CDS encoding class I SAM-dependent DNA methyltransferase, with amino-acid sequence MAVNLEFENKLWEMADKLRGNLQPSDYKDVILGLIFLKYISDSFEDKFNELVAEGDDFEEDRDAYVEENIFFVPPSARWEFIKKSAKLSTIGQIIDEAMIAIERENKHLKGVLPKNYARPELDKTKLGELIDLFSFNLGSKESKAQDLLGRVYEYFLGKFGSSEGEFYTPPTIVKLLVGMIEPYEGRVYDPCCGSGGMFVQSAKFVEEHQGKKDNIHIYGQEYTATTWRLCKMNLAIRGIDGNLGERDADTFGNDLHKNLRADYILANPPFNVSDYTLIQDDVRWKYGIPPQNNANYAWIEHMISKLSPKGVAGFVLANGSMSTSTKTEAEIRKNIIEAGLVDCIVTMPPNLFYNVTIPVCLWFISKKKENRKDKILFIDARNMGYMETRKHRELTDKEIKQIYDTYHNWRDGKEEYEDVQGFCKSANIEEVRNHEYILTPGRYVGIEEVKDDGEPFDEKMTKLTEELAEMFAKSHHLEEDIKQRLGAIGYGF; translated from the coding sequence ATGGCTGTGAATTTAGAATTTGAAAATAAACTTTGGGAAATGGCAGATAAATTAAGAGGAAACCTTCAGCCTTCAGATTACAAGGATGTTATATTAGGTCTCATTTTCTTGAAATATATTTCAGATAGTTTTGAAGATAAGTTTAATGAGCTTGTGGCAGAGGGTGACGATTTTGAAGAGGATAGAGATGCCTATGTAGAGGAGAATATATTTTTTGTACCTCCAAGTGCTAGATGGGAGTTTATCAAAAAAAGTGCTAAGCTGAGCACTATTGGACAAATCATTGATGAAGCAATGATTGCTATAGAAAGAGAAAATAAGCATTTAAAAGGTGTATTGCCTAAAAACTATGCAAGACCAGAACTTGATAAAACTAAACTAGGAGAATTAATCGACTTGTTCTCATTTAATCTGGGAAGCAAGGAATCAAAAGCACAGGATTTATTAGGCAGAGTGTATGAGTACTTCTTAGGGAAATTTGGCTCGAGTGAAGGTGAATTCTACACACCTCCAACCATAGTTAAACTCCTCGTTGGGATGATTGAACCATATGAGGGCAGAGTATATGATCCTTGCTGCGGATCAGGGGGGATGTTCGTCCAATCAGCCAAATTCGTTGAAGAACATCAAGGTAAAAAGGATAACATTCATATTTATGGTCAAGAATATACGGCCACAACATGGAGACTTTGCAAAATGAATCTGGCTATTCGTGGAATTGACGGTAATTTGGGTGAAAGAGACGCTGATACATTTGGTAATGACTTGCACAAAAATTTAAGAGCAGATTATATTCTCGCCAACCCACCCTTCAATGTAAGTGATTATACTTTAATCCAAGATGATGTCCGTTGGAAATATGGTATTCCACCTCAAAATAATGCTAACTATGCCTGGATAGAGCATATGATCAGTAAATTATCTCCTAAAGGGGTTGCCGGTTTTGTTTTAGCTAATGGCTCTATGAGTACATCGACAAAGACTGAAGCCGAAATTAGAAAAAATATTATTGAAGCAGGGCTTGTAGACTGTATCGTAACCATGCCGCCGAATTTATTCTATAATGTTACGATACCGGTTTGTCTCTGGTTCATATCTAAAAAGAAAGAAAACAGGAAAGATAAAATTTTATTTATTGATGCCCGGAATATGGGGTATATGGAAACTCGTAAACATAGAGAGCTGACTGATAAAGAAATCAAACAGATATATGACACTTACCATAATTGGCGTGATGGAAAAGAAGAATATGAGGACGTTCAAGGGTTCTGCAAATCTGCCAACATTGAAGAGGTAAGAAATCATGAATATATACTAACGCCTGGAAGATACGTTGGAATCGAAGAAGTGAAAGATGATGGAGAGCCTTTTGATGAAAAAATGACGAAACTTACAGAAGAATTAGCTGAAATGTTTGCTAAATCACACCATCTTGAAGAGGATATTAAGCAGAGACTGGGGGCGATTGGTTATGGATTCTAG
- a CDS encoding type I restriction endonuclease subunit R: MPKNFCESHLEEATIEWFDELGYEIVFGPDIAPDGEYPEREDYSDVILSDRLKEALTRINPKMPSSAIDDAFRQIVIPQSPSLIMNNKAFQKMITDGIDVQVRQTDASYRTEKVYLFDLEKPLNNEFMVANQFTIVEHGVEKRPDVIAFVNGIPLVVIELKSVSDENVDITDAFNQLQTYKMTIPSLFTYNSFMVTSDGVNARAGTLSSDEDRFMAWRTIDGDNVASLSIPQLEVLIKGMFQTDRFLDIIKHFVLFQSDGADTIKILAGYHQYHAVNKAVESTERATLESGDRRIGVVWHTQGSGKSLSMAFYAGKLVISEELENPTIIVITDRNDLDDQLFGTFLKSKDILRSTPVQASDRTHLRELLNNRSSGGIIFTTIHKFAPVANELKESIDNYSHLDKVAENPVEYGKSMVLTDRKNVIVMADEAHRSQYGFGADIVKNNDEVDVKYGYAKYMRDSLPNASYIGFTGTPVELTDKNTRAVFGDYIDVYDMTRAVEDGTTVKIFYESRIAKLDLPEDLKPKIDSEYDEITEFQEYNQKEKLKSKWARLEAIVGTNSRVKQIAKDIVEHFEKREQAQENEGGKAMIVAMSRRIAIDLYKEIIAIRPDWHSDELMSGKIKIVMTGSSSDPADWQAYIGTKANRETLAKRMKDKKDELKLVIVRDMWLTGFDVPSMHTMYIDKPMKGHNLMQAIARVNRVFKDKQGGLIVDYIGIAENLKEALSRYTESDKNTTGVDTEVASMILLEKHDLIKELLHGHDYNKFFTGKPSEKMQAIVETMDYIIGLREERKNDYIRLVTEMSRAYSLCATTDIAERLNVEIGFHKAVKASLVKIINDENKKKTTSQLDSELNQLISKSISSNEVIDILESVGLSKPNIAILSDEFLEEVKGMKQKNLAVELLNRLLQGSIKTFSRRNLVQSKKFSELLEGAIRKYQNRAIETTQVIMELIELAKQISEAEKRGESTGLTPDELAFYDALSDNESAKEIMGEDILKQIARDLTMSIKNNISVDWAIRDSVQAKMKMIIKRLLKKYGYPPDKTAKAVDIVMEQTKLMCQNESL, from the coding sequence ATGCCCAAAAATTTCTGTGAATCCCACTTAGAAGAAGCCACCATTGAATGGTTTGATGAGCTAGGTTATGAGATTGTTTTCGGTCCTGATATTGCACCAGATGGAGAGTATCCTGAACGTGAAGATTATAGTGACGTTATTCTAAGTGACAGGCTTAAAGAGGCTCTCACAAGGATAAATCCAAAGATGCCAAGCAGTGCAATTGATGATGCATTTAGGCAGATAGTTATTCCTCAGAGCCCTAGCCTTATTATGAACAACAAAGCTTTTCAAAAAATGATAACCGATGGCATTGATGTTCAGGTGAGGCAGACAGATGCTAGTTATAGAACTGAAAAGGTATATTTATTTGACTTAGAAAAACCGTTAAACAACGAATTCATGGTTGCTAACCAGTTCACAATTGTTGAACATGGGGTAGAAAAAAGGCCGGATGTTATAGCTTTTGTAAATGGTATTCCTCTAGTAGTTATTGAACTAAAAAGTGTCAGTGATGAAAATGTTGATATTACTGATGCTTTTAACCAGCTTCAGACATATAAAATGACTATTCCTTCACTATTCACCTATAATTCATTTATGGTGACCAGTGACGGTGTTAATGCCAGAGCTGGTACCCTGTCATCTGATGAAGACAGATTCATGGCATGGCGTACGATAGATGGTGACAATGTAGCATCTCTGTCCATACCTCAGCTTGAAGTATTAATTAAAGGGATGTTTCAAACTGATCGGTTCCTTGATATTATTAAGCATTTTGTACTGTTCCAGAGTGATGGTGCGGATACAATAAAAATCCTTGCCGGATACCATCAATATCACGCAGTTAACAAAGCGGTTGAGAGTACAGAACGTGCTACTTTGGAATCTGGGGATAGACGTATTGGTGTTGTTTGGCATACGCAAGGCAGCGGAAAAAGTCTATCTATGGCATTCTACGCTGGGAAACTTGTAATCAGCGAGGAACTTGAAAATCCGACAATTATAGTTATTACAGACCGAAATGATCTGGATGACCAGTTATTCGGAACATTTCTGAAGAGTAAGGATATTCTCCGAAGTACCCCAGTTCAAGCATCAGATAGAACGCATTTGCGAGAATTACTTAATAATCGTTCTAGTGGTGGCATTATTTTTACGACCATTCACAAGTTTGCTCCTGTTGCAAATGAATTAAAAGAAAGCATCGATAATTATTCGCACTTGGATAAGGTTGCTGAAAATCCAGTCGAGTATGGGAAGAGCATGGTTCTTACTGACCGTAAAAACGTGATAGTCATGGCAGATGAAGCTCATCGCAGTCAATATGGATTTGGTGCTGATATAGTTAAGAATAACGATGAAGTCGATGTAAAATATGGTTACGCAAAATATATGCGGGACAGTCTTCCAAACGCGTCTTATATCGGTTTTACTGGTACGCCAGTTGAATTGACCGACAAAAATACCAGAGCGGTATTTGGTGACTACATAGACGTCTATGATATGACCAGAGCAGTTGAAGATGGAACTACAGTTAAGATATTCTATGAAAGCAGAATCGCAAAACTGGATCTCCCGGAAGACTTGAAGCCCAAGATCGATTCCGAATATGACGAAATAACTGAGTTCCAAGAATATAACCAAAAAGAAAAACTCAAGAGCAAATGGGCTAGACTCGAGGCTATTGTCGGGACCAATTCACGTGTAAAACAAATAGCAAAAGATATTGTTGAGCACTTTGAAAAGCGTGAGCAGGCACAAGAAAATGAAGGTGGCAAAGCAATGATTGTTGCCATGAGCAGAAGAATTGCAATTGATCTATACAAAGAGATAATAGCGATTCGTCCGGACTGGCATAGCGATGAATTAATGAGCGGAAAAATAAAGATTGTAATGACAGGCAGCTCCTCTGACCCGGCTGACTGGCAAGCGTATATCGGAACTAAGGCCAATAGAGAAACTTTAGCTAAACGTATGAAAGACAAGAAAGATGAGTTGAAACTTGTCATCGTTAGAGATATGTGGCTCACTGGTTTTGACGTCCCGAGCATGCACACCATGTATATTGATAAACCTATGAAAGGTCACAATTTAATGCAGGCCATTGCAAGGGTTAACAGAGTATTCAAAGATAAGCAAGGTGGGCTTATTGTTGACTATATTGGAATAGCAGAGAATTTAAAAGAAGCGCTTTCTCGATACACTGAAAGTGATAAAAACACTACGGGTGTTGATACAGAAGTTGCATCCATGATTCTGCTTGAAAAGCATGATTTGATCAAAGAGTTGCTGCATGGCCACGACTACAACAAGTTCTTCACTGGTAAGCCAAGTGAGAAAATGCAAGCTATTGTTGAAACGATGGATTACATCATCGGTCTTCGTGAGGAAAGAAAGAACGATTACATCCGGCTAGTAACCGAAATGTCTAGGGCTTATTCTCTCTGCGCAACGACCGATATTGCTGAAAGACTCAATGTTGAGATTGGATTCCATAAAGCTGTTAAAGCAAGTCTTGTAAAAATTATTAATGATGAGAACAAGAAGAAAACAACTTCCCAGCTGGACAGTGAATTGAACCAGTTAATATCAAAATCTATTTCTTCAAATGAAGTCATTGATATATTGGAATCAGTGGGGCTTTCAAAACCTAATATTGCAATACTTTCTGATGAGTTTCTTGAAGAAGTCAAAGGAATGAAACAAAAAAATCTGGCTGTAGAACTTTTGAATCGCTTACTTCAAGGAAGCATTAAAACTTTCTCAAGGCGCAATCTTGTGCAGTCTAAGAAGTTTTCTGAACTTTTGGAAGGTGCAATTAGAAAATATCAGAACAGAGCCATTGAAACAACTCAAGTAATTATGGAACTCATTGAACTTGCTAAACAGATAAGTGAGGCAGAAAAACGCGGCGAGAGCACAGGTTTAACCCCAGATGAATTGGCTTTCTACGATGCATTGTCAGATAATGAATCTGCAAAAGAAATTATGGGTGAAGATATTTTGAAACAAATCGCCAGAGATCTTACCATGTCGATAAAAAACAACATCAGCGTAGACTGGGCCATCCGTGACAGCGTCCAAGCCAAAATGAAAATGATAATAAAACGGTTATTGAAGAAATATGGATATCCGCCAGATAAGACTGCAAAAGCAGTAGATATCGTGATGGAGCAGACTAAGTTGATGTGTCAGAATGAGAGTCTCTAA
- a CDS encoding cysteine ABC transporter substrate-binding protein, translating into MKNKFIKSLAILSATVGLAACGAGATNDSSEGSVANIEDKTTVDTIKENDVIRIGVFGDKPPFSYVDANGDNQGFDVEISKKIAEDLLGDSSKIEWVITEAANRVEYLETGKVDLMMANFTVTPERAEVVDFANPYMKVSIGIVSPEGDVITDVSQLEGKQLIVNKGTTAEAYFRENYPDIELLVYEQNTETFQALLDGRAAALAHDNTLIFGWIKDNPGFVAGVEAIGNEDTIAPAVAKGNTALLEWVNAEIDTLNESGFIAEAYEKTLAPAFSSDIDPASVLINQ; encoded by the coding sequence ATGAAAAACAAATTTATCAAATCATTGGCTATATTATCAGCGACAGTGGGGCTAGCGGCTTGCGGCGCGGGTGCAACAAATGATTCTTCAGAAGGCTCCGTTGCCAATATTGAAGATAAAACAACAGTGGACACAATCAAAGAAAATGACGTCATCCGCATCGGTGTTTTCGGCGACAAACCGCCGTTCAGTTATGTGGATGCGAACGGAGACAACCAAGGCTTCGACGTTGAGATTTCCAAAAAAATCGCAGAAGATCTGCTAGGGGACTCTTCAAAAATCGAATGGGTCATCACAGAAGCAGCAAACCGAGTGGAGTATCTGGAAACAGGCAAGGTTGACCTGATGATGGCCAACTTCACCGTCACACCGGAACGTGCAGAAGTAGTGGACTTCGCCAACCCATATATGAAAGTATCCATTGGAATCGTTTCTCCAGAAGGGGATGTCATCACAGATGTTTCTCAATTGGAAGGCAAACAATTGATCGTCAACAAAGGAACAACAGCTGAAGCATACTTCAGAGAAAATTACCCTGACATCGAGCTATTGGTCTATGAACAAAATACAGAAACTTTCCAAGCCTTATTGGATGGCCGTGCCGCCGCTTTGGCACACGACAATACCTTGATCTTCGGTTGGATCAAAGACAATCCTGGCTTTGTGGCAGGCGTTGAAGCCATCGGGAACGAAGATACCATCGCGCCAGCAGTAGCTAAAGGCAACACCGCGTTGTTGGAATGGGTGAATGCAGAGATTGATACGTTGAATGAAAGTGGCTTTATCGCAGAAGCATACGAAAAGACATTAGCCCCAGCATTCAGCTCCGATATTGATCCTGCATCCGTCCTGATAAATCAATAA
- a CDS encoding restriction endonuclease subunit S — MNTNIELALNILYQRQLSTREQLLNEMLRVKLTLKNILDNSNVLNDKEKLFQFMKKTTEDDLGFFPADRDDFLDIFESLKDVDLIDFTLEIYKNDRMGTIISPKYINEYINEKIQKIKPRKILITEAEKHLSGLREIIKNNQNLEIFLTTQLKSMNILLKLAFGEMPNVSIRFESIYTDCLLNEKFDYIYSIPAFGYKAEELGKTFITRESDGVATQNMLEHLNEHGMLDIIVPAKITFASMGYKKLRTYITDNFNVKSIYILPEGTFRPATAIKTYFLTITTQPQQNIEIGTFALIRGIFDVTDRKILSTSDFLSHEDWRIELLLAEDDENMQRFKNSNLEKVKLKEVAEVFRGKSILKKDTVLGKISVLNISNIENGEIRYVDMDTIEEDERKIKRYELLSGDVVLSCRGTAIKSAVFENQNNTIIASANLIVIRPKERLIGEYIKIFFESPIGLAIIKSFQRGTTIMNINHSDIMEMEIPIIPISEQKDMINLYHKELDIYKKTISDAERRWTNIKDNLYNKLT, encoded by the coding sequence GTGAATACAAATATAGAGTTAGCCTTAAACATATTATATCAAAGGCAACTTTCTACCAGGGAACAATTATTGAATGAAATGCTACGCGTTAAACTAACTTTGAAGAATATACTGGACAACTCAAATGTATTAAATGATAAAGAGAAATTATTTCAGTTCATGAAAAAAACAACTGAAGATGATTTAGGTTTCTTCCCTGCCGACAGAGACGACTTTTTAGATATTTTTGAATCTTTAAAAGATGTTGATTTAATAGATTTTACCCTTGAAATATATAAGAATGATCGCATGGGTACAATTATCTCGCCAAAATACATAAATGAATATATCAATGAGAAGATCCAGAAAATTAAGCCAAGAAAGATTCTTATCACGGAGGCTGAAAAGCATTTATCCGGGCTTAGAGAAATTATAAAGAATAACCAAAATTTAGAAATATTCTTGACAACGCAACTAAAATCAATGAATATTTTACTGAAATTGGCCTTTGGAGAGATGCCGAATGTTTCAATCAGATTTGAATCAATCTATACAGATTGTTTGTTGAATGAAAAATTTGATTATATATATTCAATTCCAGCTTTTGGATATAAGGCTGAGGAGCTAGGGAAAACGTTTATCACTAGAGAAAGCGATGGGGTTGCAACTCAAAACATGCTTGAGCACTTAAATGAGCATGGAATGCTAGATATTATCGTACCTGCAAAAATTACATTCGCAAGCATGGGATATAAAAAATTAAGGACATACATTACTGATAACTTTAATGTTAAAAGCATATATATATTACCGGAAGGCACTTTCAGACCTGCAACAGCGATCAAGACGTATTTTCTTACAATCACAACCCAGCCTCAGCAAAACATTGAAATTGGGACGTTCGCTTTAATTAGAGGCATTTTTGATGTAACGGATAGAAAAATATTATCGACTAGTGATTTTTTATCTCATGAAGATTGGCGAATAGAATTATTATTAGCTGAAGACGATGAGAACATGCAACGGTTTAAAAATTCTAACTTAGAAAAAGTGAAACTCAAAGAAGTTGCAGAAGTCTTTAGAGGTAAATCTATCTTAAAAAAGGATACAGTTTTAGGGAAAATTAGTGTGTTAAATATCTCAAATATTGAAAATGGTGAGATTAGATATGTTGATATGGACACAATAGAAGAAGATGAACGAAAAATAAAAAGATATGAGCTGTTAAGTGGTGATGTCGTTTTGTCTTGTAGAGGAACTGCTATAAAGTCAGCAGTGTTTGAAAATCAAAATAACACGATTATCGCATCAGCCAATCTGATTGTAATTAGGCCAAAGGAAAGACTGATCGGTGAATACATCAAAATATTCTTTGAGAGTCCTATTGGATTGGCAATTATTAAGAGTTTCCAACGTGGAACAACGATTATGAATATCAATCATTCGGATATCATGGAAATGGAAATTCCTATAATTCCAATCAGTGAGCAAAAGGACATGATCAATCTGTATCATAAAGAACTCGATATTTATAAAAAAACCATCAGTGACGCAGAGCGCAGATGGACAAATATCAAAGACAATCTATATAACAAATTAACTTAG